In Desulfitibacter sp. BRH_c19, the sequence TTAAAAAGACTATCAAAGCATCCTGCAAACAATGTGCAGGATGCTTTTTTTTGATACTTTTTTTGAAAAACCCTTTTAATTTTGGCCAAGATAACTTATCCTTGTATTTATATATAATCTCAAGCTAATAATAAATCTGAGGTGGAATAAATGGATATTCCCATTGTGGAGGCATACATAGGAGAATATGCAAGTGGTAAAAGTGAAAATGCTGTAAATAGAGCACTTTGGCTAAAAAACCAAGGCAGAAAAGTTACATTAGCTGATTTAGATATTGTGGAACCCTTTTATACTTTACGACCTATTAAAAAAAAGCTTGAAGAAATGGGAATAGAGGTTATGGCTTGGGAAAGCCGAAAGACAATGGGTTTAGGTGAGACTGGTAATATTATTAAACCGGAATTGAGATGGGTTCTAAAAAGGCCGGGTGATTTAATATTAGATGTAGGTTACGGTGTGGAAGGTGCAAAAACTTTGAATCTAGTTCATGGCGCTTATGATAACCCATATCTTAAAATATATGCAGTTATTAATGTGTCCAGACCCATGACAAGTACAGTTCCTGATATAGTGGAATATATAAAGTATTTGGGTCGTGTGGATGGCATAATTAATAACACACACTTAGGTGATGAAACTGATATAGAGGTTATCCAAAATGGGGCTAAAATAGTTAATGAAGCATCTCAGGAATTAAAAATACCCGTTATCTTTACATCAGTCGAAAAGCATCATCAAGATATATTGGGAAATAGAGATTGTGCAGGTAATCCTGTATTTTATATACAAAGATTTATGTCTGAAACTTTTTGGTAAGTAGAATTCTTAGGAGGTGTTATGTAATGGCCGCAAAACCTATTGAAGGTGAAAAAAAAGTTTTTGTAACAGGCAATGAAGCTACTGCATGGGCAGCATTAGCGGCAGGGGCAGATATTATGTATGGGTATCCCATCACCCCGCAAAATGAAATTATGCATTATTGGACAAGACTAGCCCCAAAGCATGGGAAAAAATTCTTGCAGACTGAAGATGAGATTTCTGCTGGATTTACCTGT encodes:
- a CDS encoding ATP synthase, with translation MDIPIVEAYIGEYASGKSENAVNRALWLKNQGRKVTLADLDIVEPFYTLRPIKKKLEEMGIEVMAWESRKTMGLGETGNIIKPELRWVLKRPGDLILDVGYGVEGAKTLNLVHGAYDNPYLKIYAVINVSRPMTSTVPDIVEYIKYLGRVDGIINNTHLGDETDIEVIQNGAKIVNEASQELKIPVIFTSVEKHHQDILGNRDCAGNPVFYIQRFMSETFW